A portion of the Stegostoma tigrinum isolate sSteTig4 chromosome 44, sSteTig4.hap1, whole genome shotgun sequence genome contains these proteins:
- the LOC132207186 gene encoding histone H1-like gives MSDSAAAETAPPASASTKPKSPKKKAAAAPRKKPAGPGLGERIVKIVGQNSDRKGTSLVAIKKALQRSGVNVEKQNAQIRMAAKRCLAKGSLVLVKGQGVSGSFKLAKNPVKAKVGKKARPAAAAKKAAVKKTTAKKVAAKKSPAKKATGKKAGGKKAATPKKAAKKAAPKKKTPVKKVIKTKSPKAAKPAPKSRKPKAKPKAKVTKKAAKK, from the coding sequence ATGAGCGACAGTGCAGCCGCCGAAACGGCTCCTCCAGCCTCCGCCAGCACCAAACCCAAGTCTCCCAAGAAGAAGGCGGCGGCGGCTCCCAGGAAGAAACCAGCCGGTCCCGGGTTGGGCGAGCGGATTGTGAAGATTGTCGGGCAGAACAGCGATCGGAAGGGGACGTCTCTGGTCGCTATAAAGAAGGCGCTGCAGAGAAGCGGGGTCAATGTGGAGAAGCAAAATGCACAGATCAGGATGGCTGCCAAGAGGTGCCTGGCGAAAGGCTCCCTGGTTCTGGTGAAGGGCCAGGGCGTCTCCGGCTCCTTCAAACTCGCAAAGAATCCAGTCAAGGCAAAAGTGGGAAAGAAGGCGAGACCAGCAGCAGCCGCCAAGAAAGCAGCCGTGAAGAAAACAACGGCCAAGAAGGTGGCAGCGAAGAAGTCCCCAGCCAAGAAAGCAACAGGCAAGAAAGCGGGCGGCAAGAAGGCAGCAACGCCAAAGAAAGCGGCGAAGAAAGCAGCGCCGAAGAAAAAGACTCCCGTGAAGAAGGTGATAAAGACCAAGAGCCCCAAGGCCGCAAAGCCGGCCCCGAAATCGAGGAAACCGAAGGCCAAGCCCAAAGCGAAAgtgaccaagaaagcagcaaagaaatga